In the Hordeum vulgare subsp. vulgare chromosome 7H, MorexV3_pseudomolecules_assembly, whole genome shotgun sequence genome, one interval contains:
- the LOC123409390 gene encoding bZIP transcription factor 50 encodes MDADLDLDALLATFAADSAVSELLAPPPHLDAEAGSPESVTSRSSPAGEEALSEIERFLMQEEEAAGVEPVDGISVDEFIDALFDGAEEGGEKGNGSEAEAGGSTDGDSRRGDEEGVEVVTPETEVDGDDPISKKKRRQMRNRDSAMKSRERKKSYVKDLETKSKYLEAECRRLSYALQCCAAENMALRQNMLKDRPIGAHTVMQESAVLMETLPLVSLLCLVSIVCLFLTPGLPNRSLVAPRRAERDLAMVAGKPSSDQPETLELLLHGRRWRGTRERIKLDILPLRAAAAC; translated from the exons atggACGCCGACCTCGACCTGGACGCCCTCCTCGCCACCTTCGCCGCCGATTCCGCAGTCTCCGAGCTCCTCGCCCCGCCTCCGCATCTCGATGCGGAGGCGGGGTCGCCGGAGTCGGTGACCTCCCGGTCCAGCCCCGCCGGCGAGGAGGCGCTGTCGGAGATCGAGAGGTTTCTgatgcaggaggaggaggcggcgggggTGGAGCCGGTGGACGGGATCAGCGTGGATGAGTTCATCGACGCCCTGTTCGACGGTGCGGAGGAGGGGGGCGAGAAGGGGAACGGGAGTGAGGCTGAGGCTGGGGGCAGCACTGATGGGGACTCTAGGAGGGGGGATGAAGAGGGGGTGGAGGTGGTGACGCCGGAGACGGAGGTTGATGGCGATGATCCCATCAGCAAAAAGAAGAGGAG GCAAATGAGGAATAGGGATTCTGCCATGAAGTCGAGGGAGAGGAAAAAGTCATATGTTAAGGACTTGGAGACGAAGAGCAAGTATCTCGAGGCGGAGTGTCGCCGCCTCAGCTACGCACTTCAGTGCTGCGCAGCTGAGAACATGGCACTGCGCCAGAACATGTTGAAGGATAGGCCTATTGGTGCTCACACAGTCATGCAGGAGTCTGCCGTACTTATGG AAACCCTGCCGTTGGTTTCCCTGCTTTGTCTAGTGAGCATCGTGTGCCTATTCCTAACGCCCGGTCTACCCAACCGAAGTCTGGTGGCTCCAAGGAGAGCCGAAAGAGATCTCGCAATGGTAGCCGGAAAGCCAAGCAGTGATCAACCAGAGACCTTGGAGCTTCTACTCCATGGAAGACGCTGGAGGGGCACAAGGGAGAGGATCAAGCTAGATATTCTGCCGTTGCGTGCAGCTGCTGCTTGCTAG